In Humulus lupulus chromosome 7, drHumLupu1.1, whole genome shotgun sequence, the following are encoded in one genomic region:
- the LOC133788963 gene encoding fructose-1,6-bisphosphatase, chloroplastic, with the protein MQTHPTVTSSSSPSCPSLLFHSKRQIFQPRNLFSLRGTSPYTPRLMASISEIGLRIPKAVTGSSSSSTTAENGFSTLIEYVGKGGIDAGDDLIVLIHHIQYACKRIAALVASPFNSSLALNTPAAPAGASDRDAPKPLDIVSNEIILSSLRKSGKVAVMASEEDDAPIWISDDGPFVVVTDPLDGSRNIDASIPTGTIFGIYKRLVELDHIPREEKAILNSLQSGTRLVAAGYVLYSSATIFCTSFGSGTHAFTLDHSTGDFILTHPSIKIPPRGQIYSVNDARYFDWPEGLRKYIDTVRQGKGKYPKKYSARYICSLVADLHRTLLYGGIAMNPRDHLRLVYEANPLSFLVEQAGGRGSDGKHRILSIQPVKLHQRLPLFLGSPEDIEELESYGDVQQKVNPGYEV; encoded by the exons ATGCAAACCCACCCAACGGTAACATCTTCATCATCTCCTTCATGCCCATCTCTGCTTTTCCACTCCAAACGGCAAATTTTCCAACCAAGGAACCTGTTTTCACTGCGAGGAACATCACCTTACACCCCAAGATTAATGGCGTCTATTTCAGAGATCGGTCTTCGAATACCAAAGGCGGTTACAggctcttcttcttcctcaactACCGCCGAAAATGGGTTTTCTACTCTGATTGAGTATGTGGGCAAGGGAGGAATCGACGCGGGAGATGATCTGATTGTACTGATTCACCATATCCAATACGCTTGCAAGAGAATTGCAGCTCTTGTGGCTTCTCCTTTCAATTCGAGTCTCGCCCTCAACACGCCGGCGGCTCCGGCCGGTGCCTCAGACAGGGACGCGCCAAAGCCGCTCGATATCGTCTCG AACGAAATCATCCTGTCATCACTTAGAAAATCTGGGAAAGTCGCGGTCATGGCTTCTGAAGAAGATGATGCTCCCATTTGGATAAGTGATGATGGACCATTTGTGGTGGTAACAGATCCTCTAGATGGTTCTCGAAACATAGATGCCTCTATTCCCACCGGAACCATCTTTGGGATTTATAAACGCCTTGTGGAATTGGATCATATTCCCAGGGAGGAGAAGGCTATACTGAATTCTCTTCAGAGTGGAACTAGACTTGTGGCTGCAGGCTATGTTCTCTATTCGTCTGCCACAATATTCTGCACCAGTTTCGGTTCAGGAACTCATGCATTCACACTGGATCATTCAACTGGAGATTTCATTCTCACACATCCTAGCATTAAAATTCCTCCTCGAG gccaaatatatTCTGTAAACGACGCTCGGTACTTTGACTGGCCTGAAGGATTAAGAAAATACATAGACACtgtaaggcaagggaaaggcaagTACCCTAAGAAGTACTCGGCTCGTTACATCTGTTCTTTAGTGGCTGATCTCCATAGAACACTCTTATATGGTGGAATTGCCATGAATCCAAGAGACCATCTTCGATTAGTATACGAAGCAAACCCTCTTAGCTTCCTTGTGGAGCAAGCAGGAGGCCGAGGATCCGATGGTAAGCACCGGATTCTCTCGATTCAGCCAGTGAAGCTACACCAGAGGCTGCCTCTCTTTCTGGGGAGCCCAGAGGACATAGAAGAGTTGGAGAGTTATGGAGATGTGCAGCAGAAAGTGAATCCTGGATATGAAGTTTGA
- the LOC133788961 gene encoding KH domain-containing protein HEN4 isoform X1: protein MGSGSATLPAKRSIPFTDNRMDDPSSLNGSSKRSKKPPLQQQQQQPLVVPPGHVAFRLLCHASRIGGVIGKSGSVIKQLQQATGSKIRVENAPAESPDRVVAVVAPSAVVAKISLKSPVGGGGDGGGEEMEVSKAQEALLKVFDRILEVAAESGAVGASIGVVSCRLLADAAQAGSVIGKGGKIVEKIRKDSGCKIRVLTEKLPACAASTDEMIEIEGNVLAVKKALVAVSRRVQDCPSVDKTKAVGNRQLEAVVPQETLPDLRMEHLSHRNLMLPTYTTSSLSLPTSSISYVSGVRPLALESERITALEEKMQPQEVSFRILCENDRVGSVIGKGGSVIRALQSDTGANVSVGVSLADCDERLITVSASENPESRYSPAQKAVVLVFSRFLEASSEKGQDSGNKGSSVTARLVVPSNQVGCLLGKGGAIVSEMRKVTGANIRVIGGDQVPKCVTEKDVVVQISGDFSSVQDALYNATGRLRDNLLSSIVNSAATRNASSLLTNTSPYARMRDPAPPGINTSPPIGVTHSFTQHSTLSKGLDHLGLSHTLDHPSSPRQWESQMMAGVSTRGFSEAGGGFSNAVRGFSDASRGFSDAGRGLSDAGRGFSDAIRGFSDASRGLTSLKGGLELGSSGSKSAAIVTNTTVEIVVPENVIGSVYGENGNNLTRLRQISGARVIVHEPRPGTSDRIIVISGTPDETQAAQSLLHAFILTGPS from the exons ATGGGAAGTGGTTCTGCAACTCTCCCAGCGAAGCGTTCCATACCCTTCACAGACAACAGAATGGACGACCCGAGCTCTCTTAACGGATCCTCTAAACGATCCAAGAAGCCTCCTttgcagcagcagcaacaacaacccCTTGTCGTTCCCCCGGGACACGTGGCCTTCCGCTTGCTATGCCACGCGTCGAGGATCGGAGGCGTCATTGGGAAGTCCGGGAGCGTGATCAAGCAGCTCCAGCAGGCCACCGGGTCCAAGATTCGGGTCGAGAATGCCCCGGCAGAGTCCCCCGACCGGGTAGTGGCGGTGGTTGCGCCGAGCGCTGTGGTGGCCAAAATTTCGCTGAAGAGTCCAGTTGGAGGTGGTGGCGATGGAGGAGGGGAAGAGATGGAAGTGTCCAAGGCGCAGGAGGCGCTGCTGAAGGTTTTTGATCGGATTCTTGAGGTTGCGGCCGAGAGCGGCGCTGTTGGTGCCAGTATTGGTGTCGTGTCGTGCCGGTTGCTGGCGGATGCTGCGCAGGCCGGGTCCGTGATTGGGAAGGGAGGGAAGATTGTGGAGAAGATAAGAAAGGACAGCGGGTGTAAAATTAGGGTTTTGACTGAGAAGTTGCCGGCTTGTGCTGCCTCCACTGATGAGATGATCGAG ATAGAAGGGAATGTTTTGGCTGTTAAGAAAGCACTTGTTGCGGTCTCTCGGCGTGTTCAAGATTGTCCATCGGTTGATAAGACAAAAGCTGTTGGAAACAGACAACTTGAGGCAGTAGTTCCTCAAGAAACCTTGCCTGATCTGCGTATGGAACATCTTTCTCACAGAAATTTGATGCTGCCTACTTATACTACTAGCTCCCTCAGTCTGCCTACCAGCTCCATCAGCTATGTTTCCGGGGTTCGCCCCTTGGCATTAGAGTCTGAAAGGATCACGGCACTTGAAGAAAAAATGCAACCACAGGAAGTTTCATTCAGAATTCTTTGTGAAAATGATAGGGTTGGGAGTGTAATTGGAAAGGGTGGCTCAGTTATCAGGGCTCTTCAGAGTGATACTGGTGCTAATGTAAGTGTTGGAGTGTCATTGGCTGATTGTGATGAACGATTAATAACGGTTTCTGCATCAGAG AACCCTGAATCAAGGTATTCGCCAGCTCAAAAGGCTGTGGTTCTCGTTTTCTCTAGGTTTTTAGAGGCTAGCTCTGAAAAGGGACAAGATTCTGGCAATAAAGGTTCATCTGTTACTGCACGGCTTGTTGTCCCATCAAATCAAGTTGGTTGTTTATTGGGTAAAGGAGGTGCAATAGTTTCTGAAATGCGGAAGGTAACTGGTGCTAACATAAGAGTGATAGGGGGTGACCAGGTCCCAAAGTGTGTCACAGAGAAGGATGTAGTGGTACAG ATTTCAGGAGATTTTTCAAGTGTACAAGACGCATTGTACAATGCCACTGGTAGATTACGGGATAACCTTCTATCCAGTATAGTAAACAGTGCTGCAACAAGGAATGCTTCGTCTTTGCTAACTAATACTAGTCCCTACGCAAGGATGAGGGACCCTGCTCCTCCTGGAATAAATACTTCACCACCAATTGGTGTTACTCATAGTTTCACTCAACATTCTACACTTAGTAAAGGCTTAGATCATCTTGGACTTTCTCACACTTTAGATCATCCTTCTTCACCAAGACAATGGGAATCACAG ATGATGGCTGGAGTTAGTACAAGGGGATTCTCTGAAGCTGGCGGGGGATTCTCTAATGCTGTTAGGGGATTCTCTGATGCCAGCAGGGGTTTCTCTGATGCTGGCAGGGGATTATCTGATGCTGGCAGGGGTTTCTCTGATGCTATCAGGGGATTCTCTGATGCTAGTAGGGGATTAACTTCTCTAAAAGGTGgcttggaactgggaag CAGTGGAAGCAAATCAGCAGCTATTGTAACAAATACAACCGTAGAGATTGTAGTTCCTGAAAATGTTATTGGCTCTGTGTATGGGGAGAATGGGAACAACTTGACTCGACTAAGACAG ATTTCAGGTGCTCGGGTCATTGTGCACGAACCACGTCCTGGAACAAGTGATAGAATCATAGTCATATCTGGTACACCCGATGAAACCCAGGCAGCTCAGAGCTTGCTACATGCTTTCATTCTTACTGGACCGTCATGA
- the LOC133788961 gene encoding KH domain-containing protein HEN4 isoform X2, translated as MGSGSATLPAKRSIPFTDNRMDDPSSLNGSSKRSKKPPLQQQQQQPLVVPPGHVAFRLLCHASRIGGVIGKSGSVIKQLQQATGSKIRVENAPAESPDRVVAVVAPSAVVAKISLKSPVGGGGDGGGEEMEVSKAQEALLKVFDRILEVAAESGAVGASIGVVSCRLLADAAQAGSVIGKGGKIVEKIRKDSGCKIRVLTEKLPACAASTDEMIEIEGNVLAVKKALVAVSRRVQDCPSVDKTKAVGNRQLEAVVPQETLPDLRMEHLSHRNLMLPTYTTSSLSLPTSSISYVSGVRPLALESERITALEEKMQPQEVSFRILCENDRVGSVIGKGGSVIRALQSDTGANVSVGVSLADCDERLITVSASENPESRYSPAQKAVVLVFSRFLEASSEKGQDSGNKGSSVTARLVVPSNQVGCLLGKGGAIVSEMRKVTGANIRVIGGDQVPKCVTEKDVVVQISGDFSSVQDALYNATGRLRDNLLSSIVNSAATRNASSLLTNTSPYARMRDPAPPGINTSPPIGVTHSFTQHSTLSKGLDHLGLSHTLDHPSSPRQWESQMMAGVSTRGFSEAGGGFSNAVRGFSDASRGFSDAGRGLSDAGRGFSDAIRGFSDASRGLTSLKGGLELGSGSKSAAIVTNTTVEIVVPENVIGSVYGENGNNLTRLRQISGARVIVHEPRPGTSDRIIVISGTPDETQAAQSLLHAFILTGPS; from the exons ATGGGAAGTGGTTCTGCAACTCTCCCAGCGAAGCGTTCCATACCCTTCACAGACAACAGAATGGACGACCCGAGCTCTCTTAACGGATCCTCTAAACGATCCAAGAAGCCTCCTttgcagcagcagcaacaacaacccCTTGTCGTTCCCCCGGGACACGTGGCCTTCCGCTTGCTATGCCACGCGTCGAGGATCGGAGGCGTCATTGGGAAGTCCGGGAGCGTGATCAAGCAGCTCCAGCAGGCCACCGGGTCCAAGATTCGGGTCGAGAATGCCCCGGCAGAGTCCCCCGACCGGGTAGTGGCGGTGGTTGCGCCGAGCGCTGTGGTGGCCAAAATTTCGCTGAAGAGTCCAGTTGGAGGTGGTGGCGATGGAGGAGGGGAAGAGATGGAAGTGTCCAAGGCGCAGGAGGCGCTGCTGAAGGTTTTTGATCGGATTCTTGAGGTTGCGGCCGAGAGCGGCGCTGTTGGTGCCAGTATTGGTGTCGTGTCGTGCCGGTTGCTGGCGGATGCTGCGCAGGCCGGGTCCGTGATTGGGAAGGGAGGGAAGATTGTGGAGAAGATAAGAAAGGACAGCGGGTGTAAAATTAGGGTTTTGACTGAGAAGTTGCCGGCTTGTGCTGCCTCCACTGATGAGATGATCGAG ATAGAAGGGAATGTTTTGGCTGTTAAGAAAGCACTTGTTGCGGTCTCTCGGCGTGTTCAAGATTGTCCATCGGTTGATAAGACAAAAGCTGTTGGAAACAGACAACTTGAGGCAGTAGTTCCTCAAGAAACCTTGCCTGATCTGCGTATGGAACATCTTTCTCACAGAAATTTGATGCTGCCTACTTATACTACTAGCTCCCTCAGTCTGCCTACCAGCTCCATCAGCTATGTTTCCGGGGTTCGCCCCTTGGCATTAGAGTCTGAAAGGATCACGGCACTTGAAGAAAAAATGCAACCACAGGAAGTTTCATTCAGAATTCTTTGTGAAAATGATAGGGTTGGGAGTGTAATTGGAAAGGGTGGCTCAGTTATCAGGGCTCTTCAGAGTGATACTGGTGCTAATGTAAGTGTTGGAGTGTCATTGGCTGATTGTGATGAACGATTAATAACGGTTTCTGCATCAGAG AACCCTGAATCAAGGTATTCGCCAGCTCAAAAGGCTGTGGTTCTCGTTTTCTCTAGGTTTTTAGAGGCTAGCTCTGAAAAGGGACAAGATTCTGGCAATAAAGGTTCATCTGTTACTGCACGGCTTGTTGTCCCATCAAATCAAGTTGGTTGTTTATTGGGTAAAGGAGGTGCAATAGTTTCTGAAATGCGGAAGGTAACTGGTGCTAACATAAGAGTGATAGGGGGTGACCAGGTCCCAAAGTGTGTCACAGAGAAGGATGTAGTGGTACAG ATTTCAGGAGATTTTTCAAGTGTACAAGACGCATTGTACAATGCCACTGGTAGATTACGGGATAACCTTCTATCCAGTATAGTAAACAGTGCTGCAACAAGGAATGCTTCGTCTTTGCTAACTAATACTAGTCCCTACGCAAGGATGAGGGACCCTGCTCCTCCTGGAATAAATACTTCACCACCAATTGGTGTTACTCATAGTTTCACTCAACATTCTACACTTAGTAAAGGCTTAGATCATCTTGGACTTTCTCACACTTTAGATCATCCTTCTTCACCAAGACAATGGGAATCACAG ATGATGGCTGGAGTTAGTACAAGGGGATTCTCTGAAGCTGGCGGGGGATTCTCTAATGCTGTTAGGGGATTCTCTGATGCCAGCAGGGGTTTCTCTGATGCTGGCAGGGGATTATCTGATGCTGGCAGGGGTTTCTCTGATGCTATCAGGGGATTCTCTGATGCTAGTAGGGGATTAACTTCTCTAAAAGGTGgcttggaactgggaag TGGAAGCAAATCAGCAGCTATTGTAACAAATACAACCGTAGAGATTGTAGTTCCTGAAAATGTTATTGGCTCTGTGTATGGGGAGAATGGGAACAACTTGACTCGACTAAGACAG ATTTCAGGTGCTCGGGTCATTGTGCACGAACCACGTCCTGGAACAAGTGATAGAATCATAGTCATATCTGGTACACCCGATGAAACCCAGGCAGCTCAGAGCTTGCTACATGCTTTCATTCTTACTGGACCGTCATGA